The proteins below come from a single Maylandia zebra isolate NMK-2024a linkage group LG23, Mzebra_GT3a, whole genome shotgun sequence genomic window:
- the barhl2 gene encoding barH-like 2 homeobox protein — MEGSSGSSFGIDTILSSASNSGNPVLMNGDFRLDSRTADFRSQATPSPCSEIDTVGTAPSSPISVTMEHAADPHLVQDSLQHHHHHHNQPQSLPLSPQQQQQPLAGAGCAPRTATSSFLIKDILGDSKPLAACAPYSTSVSSPHHTPKPESATAPDGFRPKLEEDENRSKLDKRDDIQIEMKCKGTKEEGDREISSSRDSPPVRTKKPRKARTAFTDHQLNQLERSFERQKYLSVQDRMDLAAALNLTDTQVKTWYQNRRTKWKRQTAVGLELLAEAGNYSALQRMFPSPYFYHPSLLGTVDSTTAAAAAAAMYSSMYRTPSSPHPSLQRPLVPRVLIHGLGPGGQPALNPMSNPMPGTPHPR; from the exons ATGGAAGGATCCAGCGGGTCGAGTTTTGGGATAGACACTATTTTATCCAGCGCGTCTAACTCTGGTAACCCTGTGCTAATGAACGGAGATTTTCGGCTCGACAGCAGGACAGCGGATTTCAGGAGCCAGGCGACCCCGTCGCCATGCTCGGAGATAGACACTGTGGGAACCGCTCCCTCGTCCCCCATCTCGGTCACCATGGAGCACGCCGCCGATCCGCATCTGGTCCAGGACAGCCTTcagcatcaccaccatcaccacaaCCAGCCGCAGAGTTTGCCGCTGTcgcctcagcagcagcagcagccgctcGCCGGGGCCGGCTGCGCCCCGAGGACTGCCACCTCCTCCTTTTTAATCAAAGACATTTTAGGCGACAGCAAACCCCTGGCTGCCTGCGCACCTTACAGCACCAGTGTATCCTCACCCCATCACACACCAAAACCAGAAAGTGCCACGGCTCCGGACGGCTTCAGGCCCAAGCTGGAAGAAGACGAGAACAGAAGCAAGTTGGACAAAAGAGACGACATTCAGATCGAAATGAAATGCAAGG GGACTAAAGAAGAGGGTGACCGGGAAATCTCCAGTAGCAGAGACAGTCCGCCGGTGCGCACGAAAAAACCTCGCAAAGCACGGACAGCCTTTACCGACCACCAGCTCAACCAGCTTGAGAGGAGCTTTGAGCGACAAAAATACCTCAGCGTGCAGGACCGCATGGACCTGGCCGCGGCTCTCAACCTGACAGACACACAAGTCAAGACCTGGTACCAAAACAGACG GACGAAGTGGAAGAGGCAAACGGCGGTCGGATTAGAGCTCCTGGCTGAAGCAGGAAACTACTCGGCCTTACAGAGAATGTTCCCGTCGCCCTATTTCTACCACCCGAGCCTGCTGGGCACCGTGGACAGCACGACGGCAGCCGCGGCGGCCGCAGCCATGTACAGCAGTATGTACCGGACTCCTTCCTCGCCGCATCCCAGCCTCCAGAGACCTCTTGTCCCGAGGGTGCTCATTCATGGCCTTGGGCCGGGGGGGCAACCGGCACTAAACCCCATGTCTAACCCCATGCCCGGCACGCCGCACCCGCGGTAA